From a single Saccharomyces kudriavzevii IFO 1802 strain IFO1802 genome assembly, chromosome: 15 genomic region:
- the PDR5 gene encoding ATP-binding cassette multidrug transporter PDR5 (similar to Saccharomyces cerevisiae PDR5 (YOR153W) and PDR15 (YDR406W); ancestral locus Anc_5.500), which translates to MSEAKPGNNVNDVTSYSSASSSTEKAADLHDYNGFDEHTEARIQKLARALTAQSFDNSAQSVSNNKNDALSIFSKGVEGVNPIFSDPEVSGYEPQLDPNSENFSSAAWVKNMANLCAADPNFYKPYSLGCAWKNLSASGASADVAYQSTVLNAPFKLLKSQMRMLQSSKEEETFQILKPMDGCLNPGELLVVLGRPGSGCTTLLKSISSNTHGFHLGADSEISYSGYSGDDIKKHFRGEVVYNAEADIHLPHLTVFETLVTVARLKTPQNRIKGVDRESYANHLAEVAMATYGLSHTRNTKVGNDIIRGVSGGERKRVSIAEVSICGSKFQCWDNATRGLDSATALEFIRALKTQADISNTSATVAIYQCSQDAYDLFNKVCVLDDGYQIYYGPGDKAKKYFEDMGYVCPSRQTTADFLTSVTSPSERILNKDMLKRGTYIPQTPKEMNDYWVKSPHYRELMKEINNRLENNDEATREAIREAHVAKQSKRARPSSPYTVSYMMQVKYLLIRNMMRLRNNIGFTLFMILGNSGMALILGSMFYKVMKKGDTSTFYFRGSAMFFAILFNAFSSLLEIFSLYEARPITEKHRTYSLYHPSADAFASILSEVPTKLIVSICFNIIFYFLVDFRRSGGIFFFYLLINIIAVFSMSHLFRCVGSLAKTLSEAMVPASMLLLSLSMYTGFAIPKKKILRWSKWIWYINPLAYLFESLLINEFHDIKFPCAEYVPRGPAYANATGTNTVCTVVGSVPGQSYVLGDDFIRDSYEYYHKDKWRGFGIGMAYVIFFFFVYLFLCEYNEGAKQNGEILVFPRSIVKRMKRQGELKEKNATDPENIGDPSDLSSDKKMLQESSEEESDTYGDVGLSKSEAIFHWRNLSYEVQIKTETRRILNNVDGWVKPGTLTALMGASGAGKTTLLDCLAERVTMGVITGDIFVNGVPRDASFPRSIGYCQQQDLHLKTTTVRESLRFSAYLRQPAEVSIEEKNKYVEEVIKILEMEKYADAVVGVAGEGLNVEQRKRLTIGVELTAKPKLLIFLDEPTSGLDSQTAWSICQLMKKLANHGQAILCTIHQPSAILMQEFDRLLFMQRGGETVYFGGLGNGCKTMIDYFENHGAHKCPADANPAEWMLEVVGAAPGSHAKQNYHEVWRSSGEYRAVQSELDCMEKELPKKGTLTADEDQHEFSQSIAYQTKLVSVRLFQQYWRSPEYLWSKFILTIFNQLFIGFTFFKAGTSLQGLQNQMLAVFMFTVIFNPILQQYLPAFVQQRDLYEARERPSRTFSWFSFILAQIFVEVPWNILAGTIAYFIYYYPIGFYSNASAAGQLHERGALFWLFSCAFYVYVGSMGLLVISFNEVAESAANLASLLFTMSLSFCGVMTTPSAMPRFWIFMYRVSPLTYFIQALLAIGVANVDVKCADYELLKFTPPSGMTCGQYMEPYLQLAKTGYLTNESATDTCSFCQISTTNDYLANVNSYYSERWRNFGIFICYIAFNYIAGCFFYWLARVPKKNGKLSKK; encoded by the coding sequence ATGTCCGAGGCCAAACCCGGCAATAACGTCAACGACGTTACAAGCTACTCATCCGCATCTTCGTCTACTGAAAAAGCTGCTGACCTGCACGATTACAATGGGTTTGATGAGCACACAGAGGCCCGCATCCAGAAACTGGCAAGAGCACTGACTGCTCAGAGTTTCGATAACTCAGCCCAGTCCGTttccaacaacaaaaatgatGCTTTATCTATTTTCTCCAAGGGCGTAGAAGGTGTAAACCCAATCTTCTCCGATCCTGAAGTTTCAGGCTATGAACCACAACTGGATCCTAACTCCGAAAACTTCTCTAGTGCCGCTTGGGTTAAAAACATGGCCAATTTATGTGCTGCAGACCCAAACTTTTATAAACCTTATTCGTTGGGTTGCGCCTGGAAAAATTTGAGTGCGTCAGGTGCTTCCGCGGACGTCGCCTATCAATCCACTGTGCTCAATGCTCCCTTCAAGCTACTAAAAAGTCAAATGAGAATGCTTCAGTCTTCTaaggaagaggaaactTTTCAGATCTTGAAACCCATGGATGGTTGTCTCAACCCCGGTGAGTTGTTGGTCGTCTTAGGTAGACCAGGTTCTGGCTGTACCACTTTATTGAAgtccatttcttcaaacacCCACGGTTTTCATCTTGGGGCCGACAGCGAAATCTCTTATAGTGGCTACTCAGGTGATGACATTAAGAAGCATTTCCGTGGTGAAGTCGTTTACAATGCAGAAGCTGATATTCATTTACCGCATCTAACAGTCTTCGAAACTTTGGTTACAGTGGCAAGATTAAAGACCCCACAAAACCGTATTAAGGGCGTTGACAGAGAAAGTTACGCAAACCATTTAGCTGAGGTCGCAATGGCTACATATGGTCTATCGCATACCAGAAACACAAAAGTCGGTAATGATATCATTAGAGGTGTCTCCGGTGGTGAAAGAAAGCGTGTGTCCATCGCTGAAGTCTCCATTTGTGGGTCCAAATTTCAATGCTGGGATAATGCTACAAGAGGTTTAGACTCCGCTACCGCCTTAGAATTCATTCGCGCCTTAAAGACTCAAGCTGACATTTCCAATACATCTGCCACCGTGGCTATCTACCAATGTTCCCAAGATGCGTACGACCTGTTTAACAAAGTATGTGTCTTGGACGATGGTTATCAAATTTACTATGGCCCGGGCGATaaagccaaaaaatattttgaggATATGGGATATGTGTGTCCCAGTAGGCAAACAACAGCAGACTTTTTGACTTCCGTTACAAGTCCTTCAGAAAGAATACTGAACAAAGATATGCTGAAACGAGGCACCTACATTCCACAGACTCCAAAGGAGATGAACGATTACTGGGTTAAATCTCCGCACTACAGAGAATtaatgaaagaaatcaacaaCCGTTTGGAAAATAACGATGAAGCCACCCGTGAAGCCATCAGGGAAGCTCACGTTGCCAAGCAATCAAAGAGAGCAAGACCTTCTTCTCCTTACACCGTTAGCTACATGATGCAAGTCAAATACCTATTGATCAGGAATATGATGAGACTGCGAAATAATATCGGGTTCACATTATTTATGATCCTGGGTAATTCAGGTATGGCTTTAATTTTGGGTTCCATGTTTTATAAAGTCATGAAAAAAGGTGACACTTCCACTTTTTACTTCCGTGGTTCTGCCATGTTTTTTGCTATTCTGTTCAAcgcattttcttccctattagaaattttttcgttaTACGAAGCCAGACCGATTACTGAAAAGCATAGAACATATTCTCTGTACCATCCAAGTGCCGATGCCTTCGCATCAATTCTTTCGGAAGTACCTACAAAGTTAATCGTCTCCATCTGTTTCAATATTATATTCTATTTCCTAGTGGACTTTAGAAGAAGCGGcggtattttctttttctacttATTAATCAACATTATCGCCGTTTTCTCTATGTCTCATTTGTTTAGATGTGTTGGTTCTTTAGCAAAGACATTATCGGAAGCCATGGTTCCCGCTTCTATGCTACTATTGTCTCTATCCATGTACACTGGTTTTGCCATCcccaagaagaaaattctaCGTTGGTCTAAATGGATTTGGTACATCAATCCATTGGCTTACTTATTCGAGTCCCTCTTAATCAACGAATTTCATGATATAAAATTCCCATGTGCTGAATATGTTCCTCGTGGCCCTGCTTATGCCAACGCAACTGGTACTAATACCGTTTGCACTGTAGTTGGGTCTGTTCCTGGACAATCTTATGTTCTGGGTGATGATTTTATCAGGGATAGTTACGAATATTACCATAAAGACAAATGGCGTGGTTTCGGTATTGGTATGGCTTatgttattttcttcttcttcgtttaTCTATTCTTATGTGAATATAATGAAGGTGCTAAACAGAACGGTGAAATATTAGTTTTCCCACGTAGTATAGTtaaaagaatgaaaagacAAGGCgaattgaaagagaaaaacgCAACCGACCCAGAAAACATTGGCGATCCTAGTGATTTATCTAGcgataaaaaaatgctacAGGAAAGTTCTGAAGAGGAATCTGATACTTACGGCGATGTTGGTTTATCCAAGTCTGAAGCAATCTTTCATTGGAGGAACTTAAGTTATGAAGTTCAAATCAAGACTGAAACAAGACGTATATTGAACAACGTTGATGGGTGGGTCAAGCCTGGTACCTTGACTGCCTTAATGGGAGCTTCCGGTGCCGGCAAAACTACCTTATTAGATTGTTTGGCTGAGAGAGTTACCATGGGTGTTATAACCGGCGATATTTTCGTTAATGGTGTTCCTCGCGATGCATCTTTCCCAAGATCTATTGGTTATTGTCAGCAACAAGATTTACATTTAAAGACTACTACCGTCAGAGAATCACTGAGATTTTCTGCATATTTGCGCCAACCTGCTGAAGTTtctattgaagaaaaaaataaatatgtTGAGGAAGTTATCAAGATTctagaaatggaaaaatatGCGGATGCTGTTGTTGGTGTTGCTGGTGAAGGTTTAAATGtcgaacaaagaaagagattGACTATCGGTGTTGAACTGACAGCAAAACCAAAACTATTGATCTTTTTGGATGAACCCACATCTGGTTTGGATTCCCAAACTGCTTGGTCTATTTGTCAgctgatgaaaaaattggcaaATCATGGCCAAGCAATTTTATGTACTATTCATCAACCCTCTGCCATTCTGATGCAAGAATTTGATCGTTTGCTATTTATGCAACGTGGTGGTGAGACAGTTTACTTTGGCGGTTTAGGTAATGGTTGTAAAACTATGATTGATTATTTTGAGAATCATGGCGCCCATAAATGTCCTGCTGATGCCAACCCAGCCGAATGGATGTTGGAAGTTGTAGGTGCTGCCCCTGGTTCTCACGCAAAGCAAAATTATCACGAGGTTTGGAGGAGTTCTGGGGAATACAGAGCCGTTCAGTCTGAACTGGATTGTatggaaaaagaattacCAAAGAAGGGGACTTTGACTGCTGATGAGGACCAACATGAATTCTCACAATCAATTGCTTATCAAACAAAATTAGTCAGTGTTCGTTTATTCCAACAATATTGGAGATCTCCTGAATACTTATGGTCTAAATTCATTTTAACAATTTTCAATCAATTGTTTATCGgtttcactttcttcaaGGCTGGTACTTCGCTACAAGGTTTACAAAATCAAATGTTGGCAGTATTCATGTTTACAGTCATTTTCAATCCTATTTTACAACAATACCTGCCTGCTTTTGTTCAACAAAGAGATTTATATGAAGCTAGAGAACGGCCTTCAAGAACCTTTTCTTGGTTCTCGTTTATTCTTGCTCAAATCTTTGTGGAAGTTCCTTGGAATATCTTAGCAGGTACTATTGCTTATTTCATCTACTACTACCCAATTGgattttattcaaatgCCTCAGCCGCTGGCCAGTTACACGAAAGGGGTGCCTTGTTCTGGCTATTCTCCTGTGCTTTCTACGTTTACGTTGGTTCAATGGGTCTACTTGTCATCTCTTTCAACGAAGTTGCGGAGAGTGCTGCTAATCTAGCCTCTTTGCTGTTTACTATGTCTTTGTCATTCTGTGGTGTTATGACCACCCCTAGTGCCATGCCCAGATTTTGGATATTCATGTACAGGGTGTCACCTTTGACTTACTTCATACAAGCTTTACTTGCTATCGGTGTTGCAAACGTAGACGTCAAGTGTGCTGATTACGAACTATTAAAATTCACGCCTCCATCAGGTATGACCTGTGGACAATACATGGAACCATATTTACAGCTGGCTAAGACCGGTTATTTGACAAATGAAAGTGCTACTGACACTTGTAGTTTCTGTCAAATTTCTACCACCAATGACTACCTAGCAAACGTTAATTCTTATTACAGTGAAAGGTGGAGAAACTTCGGTATCTTCATTTGTTATATTGCGTTCAATTATATCGCCGGTTGCTTTTTCTACTGGCTAGCAAGGGTGCCTAAGAAGAACGGTaaactttccaaaaaataa
- the SLP1 gene encoding Slp1p (similar to Saccharomyces cerevisiae SLP1 (YOR154W); ancestral locus Anc_1.77), with protein MTNRLLIYGLILWVSIIGSLAFDRNKGAQNDKVGQQDSTLSTTEPATNIQDEFSSLLSTGSLSSRDLKQTSKNEIRQAGIQGTSMEKEEGALTQPVNPVNPGDSSNSFLSFDEWKKMKSKEHSSSSPERHIARVREPVDPSCYKEKECIGEELEIDLGFLTAKDEWNEGGDEKQENIEEKESIGNVYKKQFNYASLDCAATIVKSNSEAIGATSILIESKDKYLLNPCSAPQQFVVIELCEDILVEEIDIANYEFFSSTFKKFRVSVSDRIPVVKNDWTILGEFEAENSRELQRFQIHNPQIWASYLKIEILSYYDDEFYCPVSLIRAYGKTMMDEFKLDQLKAQEDKEQLIAEKNIDNLAGSNIQEECNNIETHLEAINLNAMSNIAGALSCTSKLIPLKFDEFFKDVNASFCPPKQAISSSSSSVVPVIPEESIFKNIMKRLSQLETNSSLTVSYIEEQSKLLSRSFEQLEMVHEAKFGHLVTVFNNTMMNNLDLLENFANKLKDQSLRILEEQKLENDKFTNRHLLHLERLEKEVSFQRRIVYASFFAFVGLTSYLLITRELYFEDFEESKNDCIEKPNIVQQAIR; from the coding sequence ATGACTAACCGTCTTCTCATATATGGACTTATATTGTGGGTTAGTATAATCGGATCACTTGCATTCGACAGAAACAAAGGTGCCCAAAATGATAAGGTAGGCCAACAAGATTCCACTCTGTCCACAACCGAACCTGCAACGAACATACAGGACGAGTTTTCCTCACTATTATCTACCGGTTCCTTAAGCAGCCGTGATTTGAAACAAACCTCTAAAAACGAAATACGGCAGGCTGGAATACAAGGAACTAGTAtggaaaaagaggaaggTGCATTGACACAACCTGTAAATCCGGTGAACCCGGGCGATTCGAGTAACTCATTTCTGTCTTTTGATGagtggaagaaaatgaagtcAAAAGAACACTCATCATCAAGCCCTGAGCGGCATATTGCTCGAGTTAGAGAGCCAGTCGATCCGTCATgctataaagaaaaagaatgtATAGGAGAGGAATTAGAAATCGATTTGGGATTTTTGACTGCCAAAGATGAATGGAATGAAGGGGGAGatgaaaagcaagaaaacatagaggaaaaggaaagtatAGGAAACGTATATAAAAAACAATTCAACTACGCGTCTTTAGACTGTGCTGCAACAATTGTCAAAAGCAATTCAGAAGCGATTGGAGCAACTTCTATCCTAATTGAGAGCAAAGATAAGTACCTGCTAAATCCATGTTCAGCCCCGCAGCAGTTTGTTGTTATTGAGCTTTGTGAAGATATCCTAGTTGAGGAGATCGATATTGCCAACtacgaatttttttcatcaactttcaaaaaatttagagTTTCAGTTTCTGATAGAATACCGGTGGTTAAGAACGACTGGACCATATTGGGAGAGTTTGAAGCGGAAAATTCTAGAGAATTacaaagatttcaaatacATAATCCTCAGATTTGGGCAAGTTATTTAAAAATCGAGATTTTATCTTATTATGACGATGAGTTCTACTGTCCTGTATCCTTAATTAGAGCATATGGTAAAACGATGATGGATGAATTTAAGCTCGATCAACTTAAAGCCCAAGAAGATAAAGAGCAACTCAtagctgaaaaaaatatagataATTTGGCTGGAAGCAACATCCAGGAAGAGTGTAACAACATAGAGACACACTTGGAGGCTATAAATTTGAACGCGATGTCGAATATAGCCGGAGCGTTATCATGCACTTCAAAGCTTATTCCTTTGAAGTtcgatgaatttttcaaggacGTAAACGCGTCCTTTTGCCCCCCAAAGCAAGccatatcatcatcatcatcatctgtTGTTCCAGTAATTCCAGAAGAAtctatcttcaaaaacattATGAAAAGGTTATCTCAATTAGAGACAAATTCTAGTTTGACAGTTTCTTATATCGAGGAACAGAGCAAATTGCTATCCCGATCATTTGAACAGCTTGAAATGGTCCATGAGGCAAAGTTTGGTCATCTTGTCACTGTCTTTAACAACACTATGATGAATAATCTAGATCTACTAGAAAACTTTGCTAATAAACTGAAAGATCAATCACTACGGATacttgaagaacaaaaactggaaaatgaCAAGTTTACTAACCGTCATTTATTGCATTTAGAAAGGTTAGAAAAGGAGGTAAGTTTTCAGAGAAGAATTGTTTATGCTTCATTTTTCGCTTTCGTGGGCTTAACATCCTATCTATTAATAACAAGGGAGCTTTACTTTGAGGATTTCGAAGAGAGCAAAAATGATTGTATTGAGAAACCGAATATTGTTCAGCAAGCCATCAGGTGA
- the ISN1 gene encoding IMP 5'-nucleotidase (similar to Saccharomyces cerevisiae ISN1 (YOR155C); ancestral locus Anc_5.501): MSSRYRVEYHLKSHRKDEFIDWVKGLLASPFVLHAVSHEGDYNDDLATTQRVRSQYADIFKDIEGLIKDKIEFDSRNVNQDEIEDGASSQSLNVLGQSRLNLLVPSIGTFFTELPLEQAFLWEDSQRAISARRMVAPSFNDIRHILNTAQIFHFKKQENLHNGKVLKLVTFDGDVTLYEDGGSLVDTNPVIPYILKLLRYGINVGIVTAAGYDEAGTYENRLRGLIVALHDSTDIPVSQKENLTIMGGESSYLFRYYEDSEEHKFGFRQIDKEEWLLPRMKAWSLEDVEKTLDFAERTLNRLRKRLILPSEIAIIRKVRAVGIVPGERYDEASKRRVPVKLDREQLEEVVLTLQNTLESFAPSRRIQFSCFDGGSDVWCDIGGKDLGVRSLQQFYNPEAPIKPSETLHVGDQFAPVGSANDFKARLAGCTLWIASPQETVNYLHRLLETE, encoded by the coding sequence ATGTCTTCAAGATACAGGGTAGAATATCACTTAAAAAGCCACCGTAAGGATGAATTTATAGACTGGGTAAAGGGACTATTGGCCTCTCCCTTTGTTCTTCATGCTGTCTCTCACGAAGGTGACTACAATGATGACTTGGCAACAACTCAGCGCGTGAGATCTCAGTATGCGGACATCTTTAAAGATATTGAGGGATTGATTAAGGACAAGATAGAATTTGACTCCAGGAACGTTAACCAAGACGAAATTGAAGACGGCGCATCTTCCCAATCACTGAATGTGCTGGGGCAATCGCGTTTGAACCTCTTGGTCCCATCAATCGGGACATTTTTCACGGAACTTCCATTGGAACAGGCTTTTCTATGGGAAGATTCTCAAAGGGCCATTTCTGCACGCAGAATGGTCGCACCAAGCTTTAACGACATCAGGCATATATTGAATACTGCGCAGATCTTTCACTTTAAAAAGCAAGAGAACTTGCATAATGGtaaagttttgaaattggtGACTTTTGATGGAGATGTTACGCTATATGAAGATGGAGGCTCTCTTGTTGACACTAACCCAGTAATTCCCTATATTCTCAAGTTGTTACGATACGGTATAAATGTGGGCATAGTCACGGCAGCTGGATATGATGAAGCCGGAACGTATGAGAATAGGTTAAGGGGACTAATTGTGGCATTGCATGATTCGACTGATATACCAGTTTcacaaaaggaaaatttgaCAATTATGGGCGGTGAGTCTAGTTATCTTTTCCGTTATTATGAGGATTCGGAAGAACATAAGTTCGGATTTAGACAAATTGACAAAGAGGAATGGCTATTACCTAGAATGAAAGCTTGGTCTCTTGAGGATGTGGAAAAGACTTTGGATTTTGCTGAAAGAACTTTGAACAGATTGAGAAAAAGATTAATTTTACCTTCAGAGATTGCTATTATTCGTAAAGTAAGAGCCGTGGGCATTGTACCTGGTGAAAGGTACGATGAAGCCTCTAAAAGACGAGTCCCAGTTAAACTTGATAGAGAACAGTTGGAAGAAGTGGTACTAACCCTTCAAAACACTTTAGAGTCTTTTGCGCCCTCAAGGAGAATTCAATTTAGCTGTTTTGATGGCGGTAGTGATGTTTGGTGTGATATTGGAGGAAAAGATCTCGGTGTTCGCTCATTGCAACAGTTCTATAATCCTGAAGCGCCAATCAAGCCTTCTGAGACCTTGCATGTTGGCGATCAATTTGCCCCAGTTGGGTCAGCGAATGATTTCAAGGCAAGGTTAGCTGGGTGTACTCTCTGGATAGCTTCACCCCAAGAAACGGTGAACTATCTTCACAGATTATTAGAAACTGAATAA
- the NFI1 gene encoding SUMO ligase NFI1 (similar to Saccharomyces cerevisiae SIZ1 (YDR409W) and NFI1 (YOR156C); ancestral locus Anc_5.509), with protein sequence MASVMVNNNNDKSANHIFTNPLSHTGGGLINEIKDTINEMEQLKVLELKQICKSLDLSMTGKKSILQDRIEQFLRKSCDIGHIDPWRPKAIKILIAKVKVNSSLPKYSTLWEALKTGAFKHPVASGQLPVTALQDTILPPSSQQQVLPYSFTSPFYRPIAQIPDADKKVKQSEGRGCTKMKFKVDKSNHDLLKSNKSYKLYLFCGFSIPFIYDAAGHQAIDFPYPCELVFNGTKLEDNVKGLKKQNGTGSPANLTPYLRSSSEKNQLDLHYLNVDKDYSLGCFIVETFPPEILLEKILKRPKIIRQATIAYIKRTLNEQDDEDIITTSMVLTLQCPVSCTRMKYPTKTEKCKHIQCFDALWFLHSQSQVPTWQCPICQHPVNFDQLKISEFVNSIIHNCKEDVEQVEISVDGSWKPVHDSSAITADDVNQNYNGKSENMEIIKQEQDSDNKNAFDINLHDGPNHNEPEIISLDSSDDEAFVPANRKYPTHASPPSAQLRTDIFPSGSEGSSEYNLNHTSTPKGSPTIEQNQYHENFQMKSFLNQGMVTNLNDTPTNNSTINSFVTATNGDSRIFYNRGPSTPLLPNVLLNLTNQTEVQRNLHDSNYNTVGCDRNLLGIAGDLPPIPLMEPNSEAETEVPTRTASATQAPPFIPVSTNGYGDDCKSRKRRHSNVSIYIPKNPYATLMKRRPQAHYAVTNKPPAQTNDSNASMQDNSEVVDLTSD encoded by the coding sequence ATGGCAAGTGTCATGgtaaacaataataacgatAAGAGTGCAAATCATATCTTTACAAACCCCTTGTCCCACACAGGGGGTGGTCTCATAAACGAAATAAAGGATACGATAAATGAAATGGAACAATTAAAGGTTTTGGAGTTAAAACAAATATGTAAATCTTTGGACTTATCGATGACGGGCAAGAAATCTATACTACAAGACCGAATAGAACAGTTTTTAAGAAAGTCCTGCGATATTGGCCATATAGATCCTTGGAGGCCCAAGGCAATAAAAATCCTCATTGCCAAGGTTAAAGTAAACTCATCGTTACCCAAATACTCCACCCTCTGGGAAGCTTTGAAAACAGGTGCCTTCAAGCATCCTGTAGCATCGGGGCAATTACCTGTGACGGCGCTCCAGGATACCATATTACCGCCATCATCTCAACAACAGGTGTTACCATATTCATTTACGTCACCCTTTTACAGGCCGATAGCACAAATACCGGATGCTGATAAGAAGGTGAAGCAATCTGAAGGAAGAGGCTGTACAAAGATGAAATTCAAGGTGGATAAGTCTAACCATGACCTTTTGAAATCTAACAAGAGCTATAAACTATACCTGTTTTGTGGATTTTCAATACCATTTATATATGATGCCGCAGGTCATCAGGCTATAGATTTCCCATATCCCTGTGAATTGGTGTTTAATGGCACTAAGCTAGAGGATAACGTGAAAGGCttaaagaaacaaaacgGGACAGGCAGCCCTGCAAATTTGACACCCTACCTTCGATCTTCgtcagaaaaaaatcaattagATTTACACTATCTCAACGTCGATAAAGACTATTCTTTGGGCTGCTTTATAGTGGAAACTTTCCCGCCTGAGATtctcttggaaaaaattttgaaaaggccCAAAATTATAAGGCAGGCTACCATTGCATACATCAAAAGAACTTTGAATGAAcaagacgatgaagatatcATAACCACTTCCATGGTTTTGACTTTACAATGTCCCGTATCGTGTACGAGAATGAAATATCCGACAAAGACCGAAAAATGTAAGCACATCCAGTGTTTCGATGCTCTCTGGTTCCTTCATTCCCAATCTCAAGTTCCCACATGGCAGTGTCCCATTTGTCAACATCCTGTAAATTTCGATCAGTTAAAAATTTCCGAATTTGTTAACAGCATTATCCATAATTGCAAAGAGGATGTAGAACAAGTCGAGATATCTGTGGATGGCTCATGGAAGCCAGTACATGACAGTTCAGCGATCACCGCGGACGACGTCAACCAAAATTACAATGGAAAGAGTGAGAACATGGAAATCATtaaacaagaacaagataGTGATAATAAGAATGCGTTCGATATCAACTTGCATGACGGTCCGAATCATAACGAACCTGAAATAATATCTCTGGATAGCTCAGACGATGAAGCCTTTGTACCGGCTAATAGAAAATACCCAACGCATGCAAGCCCTCCCAGCGCTCAACTAAGGACAGATATATTCCCATCAGGTTCAGAAGGCTCTAGTGAGTATAATCTCAACCATACCTCAACCCCGAAAGGTTCTCCCACCATTGAGCAGAATCAGTATCATgagaattttcaaatgaagTCGTTCTTAAACCAAGGTATGGTGACAAATTTAAATGACACGCCTACAAACAATAGCACAATCAACTCTTTTGTTACAGCGACGAACGGTGACAGTAGAATATTTTACAATAGAGGGCCATCAACACCGCTATTACCGAATGTCTTGCTAAACTTGACAAATCAAACAGAAGTGCAGAGGAATTTGCATGATTCCAATTATAACACTGTAGGATGTGACCGTAATCTTTTGGGAATAGCAGGCGATTTGCCTCCAATACCTCTGATGGAGCCAAACTCAGAAGCAGAAACAGAAGTACCGACAAGGACCGCATCAGCGACACAGGCGCCTCCATTCATACCTGTAAGCACTAATGGGTATGGTGATGATTGCAAAAGTAGAAAGAGGAGACATTCTAATGTCTCCATTTACATTCCAAAGAATCCGTATGCAACTCTTATGAAACGGAGACCACAAGCGCATTATGCCGTAACAAATAAACCACCGGCTCAAACTAATGACTCTAACGCATCAATGCAAGATAACTCAGAAGTGGTTGATTTGACATCAGATTGA
- the PUP1 gene encoding proteasome core particle subunit beta 2 (similar to Saccharomyces cerevisiae PUP1 (YOR157C); ancestral locus Anc_5.507) encodes MAGLSFENYQRNSLLAENSHTQPKATSTGTTIVGVKYNNGVVIAADTRSTQGPIVADKNCAKLHRISPKIWCAGAGTAADTEAVTQLIGSNIELHSLYTSREPRVVSALQMLKQHLFKYQGHIGAYLIVAGVDPTGSHLFSIHAHGSTDVGYYLSLGSGSLAAMAVLESHWKQDLTKDEAIKLASDAIQAGIWNDLGSGSNVDVCVMEVGKDAEYLRNYLTPNVRETKQKSYKFPRGTTAVLKESIVNICDIQEEQVDITA; translated from the coding sequence ATGGCAGGTTTATCATTTGAGAATTACCAGAGAAATAGTCTCTTAGCGGAAAACTCACACACACAACCCAAAGCCACTTCCACAGGTACCACCATTGTGGGCGTAAAGTATAATAATGGTGTAGTGATAGCTGCAGATACAAGGTCTACTCAAGGCCCTATCGTGGCGGACAAGAATTGCGCGAAACTGCACAGAATTTCCCCCAAAATATGGTGTGCTGGTGCCGGTACTGCCGCCGATACTGAGGCAGTTACACAGTTAATAGGGTCTAACATTGAATTGCATTCATTATACACTTCTAGAGAACCAAGAGTGGTTTCTGCTTTACAGATGCTCAAGCAGCATCTGTTCAAGTACCAAGGCCACATTGGTGCTTATTTGATTGTCGCTGGTGTAGACCCCACCGGTTCTCACTTGTTCTCGATTCATGCACATGGTTCCACTGACGTGGGCTACTACTTATCACTAGGTTCTGGCTCTCTAGCGGCAATGGCCGTGTTGGAATCGCACTGGAAGCAAGACCTTACGAAGGACGAAGCCATCAAGTTGGCCTCCGATGCGATCCAGGCTGGTATCTGGAACGATTTAGGGTCCGGTTCTAATGTGGACGTATGCGTTATGGAAGTAGGTAAGGATGCCGAATACTTGAGAAATTACTTGACTCCAAATGTGAGAGAAACGAAGCAAAAAAGCTACAAATTCCCCAGAGGCACCACTGCCGTGCTCAAGGAAAGCATTGTCAACATTTGCGATATACAAGAGGAACAAGTCGACATTACAGCATGA